Within candidate division WOR-3 bacterium, the genomic segment TCTTAAAATAATCTCACCCATTATGCCATTCTGGACCGAAGAGATGTATCAGAATCTGGTAAGGAACGTGGACAAAGACGCACCACCGAGCATTCATCTCTGTGACTTTCCCGAGGTGGAAAACGAAAAAATCGATGAAAAGTTGGAAAACGAAATATCCCTGACCAGAACGATCGTATCTCTGGGGCGTGCTGCACGCAATAAAGTCAATATAAAAATCCGACAACCGCTCGCGGAAATGTTTATTATGGTGCCGGAAACAAATCCGCAGTTGTCTGAAGCCGATCGAAAAACCATACTGGATGAATTGAATATCAAATCGATAAAGGCGGTGGGGCCTGACGCCCTCGATACCGTATACATATTTACGGCGACGCCGGTCTTTGAAAAACTCGGTCCGAAGTTCGGTAAACTGGCGAATAGAGTGGGAGACTGGATTAAATCATTGTCGAACGAGAAGGTGGAAGAGTTGATAAAATCCGGTTCGTTAAAACAGGACTTTGACGGCAGAACGATTGAAATCACCAAAGAAGACGTTCAAATCCGGAAAAAAGAAGCTCCTGAAGTCAGTGTCATGATTGAGGGGGAATACGGCGTCGGTTTAAAGACGGTTCTGACAAAAGAACTGGAGAATGAAGGTATGGTCAGGGAATTAATCCATAAAATCCAGTTGCTGCGTAAAGAAGCGGATTTCAATCTCGTTGACCGTATCAAGATATTCTATCAAACCGAACCCCGACTTAAAGAAGCGATTGTAGAAAACCTTGATTATCTCAAGAATGAAACCCTCGCCACCGAAGTCACCGAAGGTACAAAAACCGGTGAAATAAACAAGACCGTTGATATCAACGGCATAAAAGCAAAGATAAATCTTCGAAGAGACAGATAAAACCCCGCTGATATTCCCACCTTTTCATTCCCCTTGATTTTAGTCTGATTTTGAATATCATTCTTTATGAAATGTCCAGGGTGCGGTGCGGACAATCCACCAAAGAATAAATTCTGCGGAGAATGCGGCGCCCGACTCCGAAAAAGTTCTGAAACGGAACGCATCGATCTGGTCAGGAAGGATATCCCGGAATCGCTCGTCAAAAAAATAATCCTTACAAAAGACACCATTGAAAAAGAACGCAAGGACGTAACGGTCGTCTTTGCGGACATCTCGGGTTTCACCTCGATGTCTGAAAAGTTAGACCCGGAAGAATTGACGCTGTTGATGAACGAATGTTTTCGTAAACTCGGTGCCATGGTCTATCGATACGAAGGGATCATCGATAAATTCATCGGCGACTGTATTATGGCGATATTCGGCGCACCCATCACCCACGAAGACGACCCTGAACGTGCGATTCTCGCGTGTTTGGATATGCAGAGCGCCCTGGATGAAATCAACAAGAATCTGGATCCTTCTTTAAAGAAACTCACAATCCATTCAGGAATAAACACCGGCGAGGTCATTGCAGGAAAGATCGGTTCAGACCTGCAGATGGAGTATACGGTTATGGGCGACACCGTCAACGTGGCCCAGCGCTTAAAGGATATCGCTCCTTCCGGCAGTATTCTCACGGGTCCGGAAACCTATAACCGCTCCCGGCATGCATTCGACTTTATGGCAATGGAACCGGTCCAGCTCAAAGGTAAAGCGGATAAGGTCCAGCCTTATGAGGTCATCGGCAGAAAATGGGGCTCTGAATACGGACACGGCGCAATCCATTCTGATTTAATCGGTCGGGATAAAGAACTTGAAGCATTGAAAAAAGGATACGCCGACCTACTGAAAGGTAAATCTTCAATATATGTGATAAAGGGAGAGATCGGCGTCGGCAAATCACGCCTTTTATATGAATTTAAAAAATTCCTGACGATAACCGCCCCAGATATCGCCTTGCTTGACAGCCGGGGGGTATCCTATGAAAGTTCAATCCCTCTGAAATCTTTTGCCGACAGCCTGGTACACTATCTAAACAGCCAGGAGACATCGCCGATTCAGATAACTGAAGCTTCGATAAAAAAGCAGCTTTCTGATTTACTCAAGGATGAAGCTTCGGAGACGCTTCCTTATCTCTATAAGATGATGAATATACCGCTAAACGAGCAGGAAAAAGAGAAAATTCTCTATCTGGACAGCCATTCCCTCCAACTACAGATCTTTCTGGCGATGACAACGGTTCTGGAAAAAATAAGTGAAGAAAAACCCGTGGTGTTCATCATCGACGACATTCAGTGGCTTGACTCGATATCCGTCGAGCTGATAAATTTCTTACTTCCTATGGTGAAGAGCAAAAAGGTTTCCTTTTTCCTGAGTTACCGTGTTGGACCGATTTCAGTCATTGAAAAACTGCTTCAAACAATAAAAGACGAATACTGTGATTATGTGGTGGATGTGGAACTTTCAAATCTGTCTCCTGATGACAGTTCCCGCCTCATAGACAACCTCATCGGTGGAGAAATATCTGATGCACTCAGAAAGTACGTCATCGTAAAGAGCGGCGGTAACCCGTTCTTCATTGAAGAGATCGTGCGACGGATTATTGAATCAAAGATTCTCACCAAAGGAGAAAAATTCTCCGAACAGATGCTCCAGATCCCCGGTTCAATCGACGCCGCCGTAACATCAAGAATCGACAGCCTTAACAAAGAAGCAAAATATCTTCTGAGGATCGCCGCCATAATCGGCCGCTCTTTTCCCCGTGATCTCCTGGAAGAGGTGGTGAAAGACAAAGAAATCTATCAGCATATCGATGAACTCGAAAAGGCGGAATTTTTGATAAAGATAAATAAAGAGCAGAAAACATTTTACACATTCAGACATGCACTCTTCCAGGAAGTCGCCTATAACAGTCTGCTGAAGAGTGAAAGGACCATCTATCATAAGGTTATTGCAGAGACGATTGAGGAAAAATTCAAGGACAAAATTGAAGGCTATGCTTCCTCACTGGCGCATCACTATTACAACTGCAAAAATACAGAAAAAGCACTCTATTATTCCATCAAGGCGGGCGACGAAGCGGCTGAGCTCTATGCCAATGAAGAGGCCCTTGATTACTACAATAAGGCGCTCTCAATCACCGAAGAGACCGCACAAAAGATCACTCTTCTGGAAAAAATCAGTGAAATCGAAATCCTCATCGGCCGGCTTAAACAGGCCCATGAACATCTTTTAGCCGCCCAGGAGTCTGCGACCGACAAACTCGTCAAGGCACGGATTACAGAAAAGATCAGCAGGGTGCTTGAACAGATCGGAAAGATCGATGAAAGTATCGAACTCCGAAGAGCGGCGATACAGGAAATCAGTGACCAGGACTCACCGGTTCTGATTCAACTCCATTACGACCTCTCAAACGTCCTCCTTGAATCAAAAGGAGAGATGGATGAAGCAATGTGCCTTGTGGATAACGGTCTTACGATCGCACGGCGGATAAAAGATAGAAAACTTGAGGCGGAAGGGTTGCGTGCCAAAGGCCATATTTTGTGGCGCCTCGGGAAGAACGAAGAAGCTTTAAGCCTTTTGAAAACAGCCCGGAGTATTTATGAGGAATATAATGAAATAAAGATTCTGCCTTATCTCTTTCTCCTGACCGCCGCCGGCTATCGGGCACTGGGAAATATCGATACAGCGATTGAATTCGTCAAAAAATCGATCGAGATTGCTGAACGGATCGGAAACAGACGGGTCCTTGCAATGTGCTATAACAATCTCGGCGCTTATTATGCATACCGCGGCAACTTCAAGGCTTCGATAGAAATCACCGAAAAGAACGTCGAGATTCGACAGCAACTCGGTGATAAAAAAGGCGAAGGGATAGGATTGATGAACATCGGTCTGACCCACAAATATCTCGGTCAATTTGATCGGGTTATGGAGTACTATGAAAGAGCAGAGAAACTGTTCGAGGCGATCAACGATCTCAGGTGTAAGGTGACGGTTTACCATCATAAAGCCGGTTTGCTCAGTGTCCTCGGTAAAAACAAAGAGGCGTATGCATACTATAAAAAAGCCATAGAACTCGCTGAGACGACCCAGGATAAAGCGCTTCTCGGTGACAGCCAATATCGACTCGCCGACCATTATATGGACATCAATGATCTGGACAGAGCCGAAGAATTACTCAAAGAAGCAGAAGTCACCATTGAACAAGCAGGAGAAAAGAACCTTCAGGCAGAAATTTTTCTCTCACTCTCATCTCTTTACATCAAAAAGAAGGATAAAAAAGCACTTGACTATGCACAGAAAGGATTCAAGTACGCAGCAGAGACAAAATTAATCAATACTGAAATACGGGGCTTACGGGAGTACGGCAGGGCCCTTGCCCTGATCGGAAATGAGATGACAGAAGGAATAAAACATATCAAACGCGCCATCGCCATCGCAAAAGAGACAAACAGCAAAGAGCAGATCGCTCACAGTATGTTCGCACTCGGTGAGGTCCTCATCGCCGACGAAAAACCGACTCAGGCGCGCGAATATCTTAAAAAGGCGAAAGAGATATACCGTGAGTTGAACACTCCCGTCTGGCTCAAAGAGACTGAAGAGTTACTGAAGAAAACCACGTAATATCCGCATATTTATCTGATCTTAACAATCTTTCTGACCCTGCAATCTTTGGCTTCAAGAAAATAGACACCAGGCTCCAGGTTGTGTGCCGAGACTCTTCTTCCTGTAATGTCATATATCGTGTAGTGTTGATCCAAAGGGAGAAAAAGAGGACCACTGATAATAGTGGCACCTTTATCAATATCTGAAGGAAAGACCACCTCTTTTTCAGTCACTCCTCCGACAGGTTCGTTCAACCACGGTGAGTAATCGACCCACTGACTTACTTCATCGCCTGAACCGGGTCCCACACCACCTGGTCCGTTCGGATCACCCCACCAGTTGTTTTCGGCATCGATCGTAAAATTAGGATCTCCGTTGCGTAGACCATAACCTGTATTATCCTGGATATTACAATAGTTGACCGCCGCATCACCGCCGCCGCAATAGATTCCGTCGCCGATATTATTTATTAAAGTGCAGCTGTCGATCAAAGGAAAACAGCCGTAAGCAATGGAGATACCTGCTCCCGGGTCACCTGTGTTATTGCCGATGTAATCGGCGTGCAATAAGGGTGAAGAATAATCATAACACAAGACCCCACCACCGGTGGCATCACTCTGATTATTAGTAATATGACAGTATCTTATAACCGGTGAAGAGTGATTCACACAGCCGATTCCACCGCCGCCGTAACCGCCGTTTGCTTCGTTGTTTATAATCCTGCAGTATTCAATGATCGGGGAAGAATTATCACAATAAACACCAGCGCCAGTGGTTCCATAGCCGTACTGAATCGTAAATCCACTGATCCGACTGCTTGAATCCACTCCGGTATCCAGGGTGATCACTCTATCCATCTGAGCGCCGTCGATAATCGTGGTGTCGGCGCCCAGCTCACTTACCAATAAAATCCCCTGGGTATTGGGCCAATACAGATTTTCATAGTATTCACCGGGTCCCACGAGCACTGTATCGCCGGTAGCGCAGGAATCCAGACCTTCCTGAATATAGGCGATTGTTGAATCCGGATGAACATACCAGACTTTAGCGTTTAACAGTGTAACCATAAAAAACAGAATAACAAACAAATAAATCTTTTTCATCGTTCCTCCTTTTGTCATGAAAAAATTATAGAGACATAATAAGAAATGTCAAGTTGAAACTGAAGTAACACCGGTTGACATCAAAATAAAACAGAATAAAATAAGCAATGCAAAAAAATAGCATGCATCCATTGATCGATCAGGAAAAACAGAAACTTGCCCGGCGATACAAGAGAGATCGGAGATTGATCAATATTCTCTCTTATGCCGTGGGAGCGCTTTTTTTATTCATTCTGCTCTACTTTCAGCTTTCTGAAAAATTGGTTCATCTATTGCGTGCTTTATTCCCTGTCAGATTTTTTTATTTGTTGGGGTACTTTGCGGTCATCTATACCGTCTACAGTCTATTAACGCTTCCTCTTGCATATCTCAGCGATTATAAAATTGAACATAAATATCACTTCTCCACACAGAATTTCAAAGCATGGTGCAGTGATTGGTTGAAAAGTTTTTTGATAACTTTTATCCTCGGCGCAGTGATCTTTGAAACAATATATTTTATCATACATACGTCACCTCGTT encodes:
- a CDS encoding tetratricopeptide repeat protein, which translates into the protein MKCPGCGADNPPKNKFCGECGARLRKSSETERIDLVRKDIPESLVKKIILTKDTIEKERKDVTVVFADISGFTSMSEKLDPEELTLLMNECFRKLGAMVYRYEGIIDKFIGDCIMAIFGAPITHEDDPERAILACLDMQSALDEINKNLDPSLKKLTIHSGINTGEVIAGKIGSDLQMEYTVMGDTVNVAQRLKDIAPSGSILTGPETYNRSRHAFDFMAMEPVQLKGKADKVQPYEVIGRKWGSEYGHGAIHSDLIGRDKELEALKKGYADLLKGKSSIYVIKGEIGVGKSRLLYEFKKFLTITAPDIALLDSRGVSYESSIPLKSFADSLVHYLNSQETSPIQITEASIKKQLSDLLKDEASETLPYLYKMMNIPLNEQEKEKILYLDSHSLQLQIFLAMTTVLEKISEEKPVVFIIDDIQWLDSISVELINFLLPMVKSKKVSFFLSYRVGPISVIEKLLQTIKDEYCDYVVDVELSNLSPDDSSRLIDNLIGGEISDALRKYVIVKSGGNPFFIEEIVRRIIESKILTKGEKFSEQMLQIPGSIDAAVTSRIDSLNKEAKYLLRIAAIIGRSFPRDLLEEVVKDKEIYQHIDELEKAEFLIKINKEQKTFYTFRHALFQEVAYNSLLKSERTIYHKVIAETIEEKFKDKIEGYASSLAHHYYNCKNTEKALYYSIKAGDEAAELYANEEALDYYNKALSITEETAQKITLLEKISEIEILIGRLKQAHEHLLAAQESATDKLVKARITEKISRVLEQIGKIDESIELRRAAIQEISDQDSPVLIQLHYDLSNVLLESKGEMDEAMCLVDNGLTIARRIKDRKLEAEGLRAKGHILWRLGKNEEALSLLKTARSIYEEYNEIKILPYLFLLTAAGYRALGNIDTAIEFVKKSIEIAERIGNRRVLAMCYNNLGAYYAYRGNFKASIEITEKNVEIRQQLGDKKGEGIGLMNIGLTHKYLGQFDRVMEYYERAEKLFEAINDLRCKVTVYHHKAGLLSVLGKNKEAYAYYKKAIELAETTQDKALLGDSQYRLADHYMDINDLDRAEELLKEAEVTIEQAGEKNLQAEIFLSLSSLYIKKKDKKALDYAQKGFKYAAETKLINTEIRGLREYGRALALIGNEMTEGIKHIKRAIAIAKETNSKEQIAHSMFALGEVLIADEKPTQAREYLKKAKEIYRELNTPVWLKETEELLKKTT